Genomic DNA from Ferroacidibacillus organovorans:
GATACAGACGACTAGAAAGGATGGAGAAAATGTGAAGGTGGGGCTCACCTTTGCTGGTGGAGGCGCATCAGGAGGCGCTCACATCGGCGTGTTACAAGCATTGACAGAAGGTGGTATCCACCCTGAAATTGTAAGCGGCACGAGCAGCGGCGCAATGGTGGCCGGTCTTTATGCTGCTGGCAATTCGATTGAAGAAATGCTGCGAACGCTGCCTACCCTCAATCGCAGGTACCTTGATCCTGATACAAGTCTGTTGACATTCTGGACTAAGAGAGAACGCAGGGGAGGGTTATTGCGCGGGGATCGCTTAGAACAATTTATTCATGACAAGACAAAGGGCATCGCACTTCGCGATGTTCAAAAACCTCTTGCAATTATTGCGACCGACATGCAAAACGGACGTGAGGTCGTCTTTTCCTCCCGGACTTGCCCATCCCCTCTCATTCAAGCGCTCGGCGAACGTCCAAGTGCATTATGGGATACCGAGGAGGAAATTACCCTTGCGCGCGCGATCCGCGCAAGCATCAGCATTCCGCTTGTCTTTCAACCCGTCATGTTCAAAGATCGTATTTTAGCAGATGGCGGCCTCATTGACAACTGTCCTGTAGAACCGGCACGAGCGCTTGGTGCGGATTTTGTCATCGTCTCTGACACGATTACGCCTTTTTTGCAGCTTCCTTCCCGCCTGTCTCTTCGTCCGCGCCACCTCTTTCAACAAATGGTCAATATTGGTTTGGCACGCCACGCGGCACTCTCTTCACAAACGGCAGATATTTTTCTAACACCCCCTGTAGGGCCGATCGGTGCGCTCCAATTTGACCGATTAACAGCAGTGGCAGAAGCGGGTTACGCCTATACCAAAGCGCGAATGGAAAGCATTTTGCGGATCATCGACGAAAAACAACAAAAAGAACGCCTTTAGCATCGAAGCAGATTCAATGCCCTGGCGCTCCCACATTATGAAATGCAACTGATAGAACTTTAGCCATCCGCGTAAACACTGCACTGTTTTCAAACGCTCGAAAATCCCGATCATTTTTTCTTCATTGAAGAGACCTTTCCCTTGCTTTTGTCGCTCGAACGCTTTCCTAAAAGTGGCGGAGGATTGTTGCCCGCCTTTTTCATCTGCTGACGAATCATTTGAACTTGGCGCGGGTTTAGGTTTCTTCCCATTTTTTTAGCCATGTCGATGATTTCCTGATCTCCCAGCTCAGCGTTAGCCATACTGCGTCTTAAAGCCCACGCCCCCAAGAAAAAGCCTCCGACAAGTCCCAATAAGAGGGCCACAATACCCACGATAATGGTGATAACCACGTTCCATCCACCCCTGATCCCAATTCTGTCTATGTTTTGATTCCGGTGCAAAACATTAGAGCCATCCCTCACATAGCGTTCGGAATGTGAGAGATTCCCCGTTCTCCATGTTCTGAGAATCCTACAAGTACGGCATCACACCGCATTCGCCGCGGATCCACATGGTTGTTTCTGGCGTAAATCTCTGCAAGCTGGCGAACCCTGTTTTTCTTCTCGCGCGTAATCGATTCCCCTGCAAGACGCAACGCCTCATGCACAGAAGCCGCTTTCTTTGAGCGAACCTCCACACAGACCACCTCATCGCAAAACGCAAAAATCAAATCGAGTTCACCCTGCGGGCACCGCCAGTTTTTCTCGAGTAACTTCCATCCCAACTGTTCGAGGTATTCGCGTGCGTACAATTCTGAACATGCACCTTGAAGCGCCCTTACCTCATTCACACCACTCGCCTGACGCACAGATAAAGATTCACGAACTGGGGCAAACGTCTTGCGGTGCGCAACGCATGGACCATACATCGCGAGCCGCTCAAGGTGTTGCGCTGTGCCATATCCTTTGTGCTTGGCAAAGCCATAATCAGGATATTGCCGATCCAGTTCAATCATTAAGCGATCTCTTGTCACTTTTGCAACAATTGAAGCTGCAGCAATCGATTGGCTTCGTGAATCTCCCTTGATCAACTTGCGCTGAGGCGGATCTAAGCCTGGTACGTTCATGCCATCAATCAAAAGAAGATCAGGCACATACCGCAATTGACCCATCGCGACACGAACAGCCATAAATGTAGCTTGTAAGATATTGTAATGGTCAATCGCATCGGAATCAATCACACCGACCTGCACATCAAGGGCATGTGTCATGATCGACGCATAGGCAGCTTCTCTTTCGCGCTCAGTCAGAACTTTTGAGTCATAATACAAATCATCGGAACGATCCGGAGGCAATAAAACGACCGCCGCCACAACCGGACCCGCCAGAGGACCGCGTCCAGCCTCATCAATTCCAGCCAACTGCGGATAATCCAGGCGGAGCCTTTGATCAAACTGATACGCTGCGTAGGCAGATTCCTTTTTTGAAAGTCTCACAGTTGCCTCTGCCCCTCAACGTCCGGTACCTTTTCAAGGGTCATCAGCCCTAAGAGACCGGTCTGATAATCGCGCAAGAGCATTTGCGCCGCGAGTTCAGCGTCAACCTGACCGCCGCGGCGCATCGCGCCGCGACGCATGCCGATTTGCTCTAATGCGGCAAGCGCCTGTTGTTCCTCGCTCGCCCCTGAAAACGGTTCTACACCATAACGCAATCTCAGTGCCTCTGGATAATGCGCATTGACGAAGATGAGAAAAGCCAGCGCGAGATCAACTGGCTGAAGCAGATCAGATTTAATCGCTCCAGACCACGCCAGACGGAGCGCCGCCGCCTGATCCTCAAACTTTGGCCATAAAAGCCCTGGCGTATCAAGCAGTTCTATGGATCCGGCAAGTTTGATCCACTGCTGGGATTGCGTTACACCAGGTCGATCCCCTGTCTTTGCAACACTGCGGGCAGCCATGGCGTTGATTAGCGAGGATTTTCCCACGTTCGGGATTCCCACCACCATCGCCCGAACGGCACGCTTACGAATTCCCCGTTTCGCCAAGCGCTCAAACTTGTCTGCCATGGCCTGTTCACACGCGAGTTTTAATGATTTTAAGCCTACGTTTTTTCGAATGTTCACGGGAATCACTGCATCCATGCCGATCGATTGATAGTATGTGCAAAAGCGGCGTGTTTCGACGGGGTCTGCCAGATCAGCCTTTGTCAAAGCGAGAACACGCGTCTTTTGCTGGAGCAACTCTGAGAGAAGGGGGTTGCTGCTTGATTCCGGCAATCGTGCATCGCGCAACTCAATCACAACATCGACAAGAGACAAATTCGCCTGAATTTCTCGCTTTGCTTTGGCCATGTGGCCGGGAAACCACTGAATGCTCACATTCCATTCTCTTTCCCATTCAGAATAAAAGAAAAGAGACTTGGATAACCCAAGCCTCCTTCCCCACGCAAGCTAGATACGCTCTTTAATACGCGCTTTCTTACCTCGCAAATTACGGAGATAGTAGAGTTTTGCACGGCGAACTTTACCGCGGCGCATCACTTCAAGCTTGTCAATCTTTGGCGTGTGCAACGGGAACGTACGCTCAACACCGACACCATAAGATACCTTGCGCACCGTGAATGTCTCACTCACAGATGTGCCGCGCCGACGTATCACGACGCCTTCAAACACCTGAATTCGCTCACGCGTGCCCTCGCGAACTTTAACGTGCACGCGCACCGTATCCCCAGGGCGAAACTTTGGAAAGTCACTGCGCAATTGCTCAGCAACGATCTCTCGCAACAACTGGTTCATAAACCAACCTCCCCCCGACAGGTGTTCTTGCCTCCGATTTATCATCAATCAAAGCAGCGGACCACCCTGATACCGACTGGTAGTATACCACACATGAGATATAAAAGAAAGGCAATCCAAAAAACAGTTTCCGACGACAATCGATCCTCTTAGGGTTGCTCAATCTGTGTCATCAAGTCACTCGGTGCGGACATCGGCACAATTTTGTTGTAGTTGAAAAAAAGCTCTGTGCTGTTGAGCGACGCCGTACCCAGTCCCGGTACGCCAACCGTCGATTGAACCTGAATCTGTCGAAGCTTTCCATCCTTCACATCAACGTAGACCGTATAAAGCGCCTGATGCGCAATCAGTTTTCCATTTGCGCCAAGTTTGGTCAAAGAAGCATTTAAGTCATTCGCCCGAAACTGATACACATAACACGGCCACGAAACAAGCGTCACCTGTGGCAATGTGTAGACGACACGAGGCGGATGCGCGTGCAACAGCGCCAGCATGGATGTCCACGGCGTCAAATCGGCAATCGGTTGAATGGGCGACCATTTTCCACCCGTCTTTGCATACGCAAAATTATTCATCTGGTAAATTTGATAGTCTACGCCACCGATCGTCTCATCCATGCTCACAAACCCTGGCAAAGAAACATACCCATAGTAACTGATCCGCCGCAGATAATGACCCGCAGCGACCGTCATTCCTGCCTTCACTTGATAAGAGTGATCATTCGAAACACCGAGCATGGCTGTCTCTACTTTAGACAAACCATTTGGATCAACCGTTCTTGAAACAATTTGACTGGTCATCGCCGTCGGTGTTGACGTAAGCCCACAGCCACTGAGAATTCCCATCGCCGCTAGACTGACAAGCCCAATCGAAATAGAACGCTTCACGCCTTCACCCCCCGCATGCGTCGCGCCAAACCAGCGAGAACGACGAAGCCATAAACCACGAGCACGACCGGATACCACGGAATCTTAGACTGGGACAGCAAAATGATCTCCTGATGCGCATAAACAGAGGTCAGAATCTGCGGCGGTCCATTCAAGACATGCACGACATGCAAATCGACCAGATTCCCGTGGTAGGCCCGAAACACTGTGTTTAGCGTTCCATTTTGGTACACGTATCCGCCCAGATAGCGAATCGGGTTTTGGCTGATCAAACTGGGTGAATTCGCAATAATAAGGTCACCGCCCGCGCGCGTCAAGACCGCTTCAAAACGAAATGTACTGCGCCCGCTAACCCACAAGGTTTTCCATGTGTCACTCGGCGTCAATTGAATGATCTGCGCCGGCACTGTATTGATCAGCATCGCGTCAGAGCCGTTTCCTGTGACATCTGCAAACACAAGGTCTGTCGTCAGCGGAAACAGATATGATCCTTTGAGTGTAGCGATCACCCGCGGGTTTGCTCCCAGCGAAATGACTTGAATGACATTGTCGCCCTCAACGACTGCCTGAGGCACTGGAGAGATGCTGCTTGGCAAAAGCGGTTTGATGCCAAGGATCGTTACGCCAGACGTTTTGACGTGTATACGGCGTCCCTGAAAAGATCCGCTGAGATAGCCATTCTGTAGCGACAAACCTTGCACCACATTTTGTGTGTTTCCGCCAATCGCCCGCCACTCTTCTTGCGTTGTGGCTGCCGTCTGAAGCGCCATCTGCCCCACAGCCGTCGACAGCGTTCCGGGATTCAAAAGCATCGATGTGTAGTATCCCGGATCTTTCGCCAGCGTGACATACATTCGAACATTGCCTTCCACAGAAAGAAAATGCGGTTGCGAGAAAGGAAAGTCGATCATTGCCAATGAATCGACATTGGCCCTAGCCAACTGCTGCTGTGTCGCAAGACTTGTGTGAAAAAATACTTTCCCTGGCTTGATCGAGATCAAATCATAGGAATGCTGCAGTTGAATAATCGCATCCTTTGTAAGTGTTGGATTGCTGCTCGTCGCCATCGCATCAATCAGCGTCTGCGCCTCATGTGGGATCGGTCGATGCCCCCGAATTGTAACCATCGTCTGCAACCCTTGCGAATTTGGAATCACTGTCACCGGGATGCTGGGAACCTGAGCATCCTGACTCGACAGATGACCAACATAGCTCACATTAAACGCTGTAAGGAGATTGACGTCACTAAGCGGGATCCACAGTTCAAACAGGAAAAGAGAGACGAGCGTCAACAATTGCCAGCCTATCCGCACGGGGACGAGCCATCGCCCCAAACCGATCGCCAGGATCACAAAAACAATCGTATCAATGACGCGCCACATTCCGGACGCGATGGCAAAATTACCGATGCCAAGGCTTAAAATCACCGCGTACAGCGTATAGCGCACCACCACACGGCGATCCCTTTTGGGGAATGCGTACATAAAGAGCAGGGATAATCCGACAACCATCACGACACCATAGTACGAATACTGAAGGGTCCAACCTGTAAACACCAACTGATAAAAGAGGGTGGCCCAAATACTATAAAGTACAAGCCCAACTCCTATGACGATGCGCCGGATCTTATGACTCTTCATCTGAAAGACCCCCTTTTGCCGCATAAATCAAGAGTAGGGAGCCCGTCAACCAAAACAGCGCGTTCATGTCGGGAACCTCAAACACATTTTCAAAAAGATTGTTGATCGCAACAATCACAATCCCCACGTAGGCACCGATGAAGACAATGCGCTTTCTCCGATTGACGGTGCGCTTCACTACGCGAAACACATCGCGAAGATAAACAAAAATCAGCGCCACAAATGTGAAAAGCCCTAGCAGGCCAATCTCCGCGAGCGTTTTTGCATAATAGTTATCCACATAGATCACGCCAAAGTAGCGCGAAGCAATCGCTCCGCCGTAGCGACCTAAGCCGGCACCAAAAAGCGGGTTGGCGCGCATTTGGTCAAATGCCCTTTCTGCTTCTGAAATACGCCCGTTGGCAAATGTTTTTGACCAATAGACAGGCGTAAAGAACTCACCCAACCTGGCATGAATCGGCGGGACAAACAGTGCCGCGAGAACGGCAATAACAAATGTGATGACCGCCATTCGGCGATCGAGCAGCCACGTGAATACCATGGCACCGATGAAAAAGGATAGCCAGGCTGCGCGCGTATCGGTAAAAACAAGCGTAGCCGCAGACAATAGGGCGCCAAACCCGTAAAAAAGTCTTTGCGCCCGCTCTTTTTCATACAACGCAATCGCGGCTGAGATCGGCGTGACAAACGCCGCGTAGTCACCGAATATGTTGGGGCTACCAAAAAGCGAGTACACACGCGTTCTCACATGTTGCGTAATATCCACCCACTGTGGAGGGATCGGCGCTTTGATGATGTATTGATAGACGCCGTGTAGCGACATGAGAAATCCTGTGAAAGCGATCGTTCGCAAAAGCGGAATCACATCTTCTTTTTCTACCACGAACGGCAGCAAAAGAGCATACAGCATGTACCAAAAATCAACGCGATAACCGGCGAGTGCCACAACAATATAATCGACATCCATTAAGATGTAAACGAGCCCGAGCACGACCATGAACACGAGATAGCGATGCGTGGGGTAAAGCGACGGCTTGCCTTCAACCATGTATTTTCGCAGTGCGTAAAATGCGAGAAACAAAAACACAATCTTGTCCCAGCTACCCCCGATAATCCCCCAAGGGTAAATATGCAAAAAATAATCGACAAGCGGGAAGGTTGCAAGCATGTAAATCATCCAGCGCCGAGGTTCCCGCAGTGCGCTCAAATCCATCTTCTCACCCCACACAAAATCTGCAAAACAAACCGCTTTTCATCAATGAATCGTCACGACATACTGGGAGTTGACATACCCTTTTTTCCCCTGCCCATCGACAATCTCCGAGAAGCCACCGGCACTTGGGGCCAATAAAACAAGATATTGACCATTCGTCACTGTATCAATCACAGGCGAAGACAGTGAGTTTGATTGATGTACATTGAGAACGCCGCCTTCGCTCAATCCGTTGACTTCAACGACGTTTTGCAGGCTGACTTGATTCCAATCGACAAACCCAGTCTGTCCGCTTGGCAAGGCAACCTTGTCCCATCCAGGTGAATCGCCGTAGACATTGAAGTAAGAACCTTTAGGGATGACCCCCAGCAGCGGCTGCATCGTACCTGTGTCATTTGGCGCCTGATACACGTTCATCATGACGCTTGTATAGCCGCGCGCACCCATCGGATACGGGAAAAATGGACGCGTGCTCTGCACCGGCATCAGCGGTTGCGAACCTGTCGATTGCGAGTATGGTGCAATCATAGACATGACGCGCGCAATACTGTTTGCCCAATACGGGTCTGTCGCGTAGTCGACATTCATCCCGTTTAAATTAGGGCCATTATAAAACGAGCCTGCTGGATTCAAATACAAATTGCGAACAAACCACGCCTGAAAATTAATGTCATACTCTACAGAGCGGAATGTCGCCGCAGCGTTTGGATTGGAAGTGTATGCTTCATAGCCAAACAAGTTGTTTCGCGCACGAGCAAAATAAGACGTACCCCACGCAGACTCAATAATAGCATGTGCTACAAGATATTGCGCGTTTACACCATACGCTTGTTCCGCTTCAATGAAATAGGCGCCAGAGTTTTGCAAAACGCTGTTTGACGCTGCGTGAGCCGCAAAAAAAGCGTTGATCTCTTGTGCCGTAAGCGTTGAAGAGGTTTCTAAATTCATGGTTTGATAAGGGTTTTCCCACTGGCCTACATAGGTCACTCCACTGGGGGTCTCGGCATACCAGTGGTCATAATCATTGGAGACATAGGTGACACCCGACTGCATGAACGAAGGCGCCGGAGCAAGCGTCGTGACTTCGGGTCCCCAATGATCGACAACCATGCCGTTTACGTTCGTAAACGTATCGCCATAGGGTGATGACACGCTTGTCGGATAGTTTGAATAGTCGACTTGGTGTGTCGCCGTTTCAATAACTTGCACGTGATCAAGTGTCTTGGCATAGGTGATCGCCGCCTGTTCAGACTGAAAGGAGCGAACCAACTGGAGATAGCGATATACCCCAAACGCGCCGGCGTTCGACCATACGATCTGATTCGTAGATAGCTGAATCACCACTGAGTTCGGCAATGCTTTCGCGGCGGCGATGGCGGCAGACTCCGTAGTGAACGAGCTAACCGTGTTAGAGCCCACTTCAACCACATAGGCCGGGACATTGGAAAACACCAAGGCACCTGTCGCGATGGATGAAACACTCACATCTTTTAATCCTTTTACATACGCGAGCGCTTCCTGCTCCGTCGAAAACTGTTTGACAAGCACACCGTTTTGATAGACGTTATAGCGCAGAATATTATCCCACACATCTTTATTCGTCGAAACGGACTTGATCTCACTGTTTGGCGTCGCAGAAGTCGACTGGATCGCGTGCTGCAGTGTTTGAAACGAGTCCACAAACTGGTTGTTGACGTAGACATCGTATTGCGCGGTGAACAGCGCCTGGTGCGTAATCGTTGAGTAAACAGAACCTTGAGGTGCCTGGCGCGCGGCTGCGAGCGCATCCTGAAGTGATTGATATGGCGTGAGGCCTGTCCCCAAGGAAACCTCATAATTATCCATCTTACTGTAAACGATGGCACCTGTTTCTCGATTGATAATGTAGACTTCCTGCAGTGAGGTCGTCGCGGCAATCGCCTGATCCAGGGTTTTATACGTCGAAGATGACGGCAGTGAATTTGCCGAAGCGAATGTGGCAGACGATTGGATGCGGTATGGATTCACAACGTTCGACTGGACAATCCTGCCTGTCGACATGTCAATGACCGTGCTATCGCGCAACTGACTCTCCCTTTTTACAGCCGCCGACAGTGCATTCGTCATAAGAACTGTGCGCAGGCCTTGACCCGTATCGACTACGACGCGATACCGGTCAGGAAGGGATATCGTGCGTACAGCGCGTGCTTCCGTGTGCGCATATTCAGATGCAGAAGAATACGTTGTGCCCATCGACATAGCGTGCGCATTGATCGATGTGCCCAGCGTGACCATTACGGCCCAAGGTAATAGAACGTTCAAACGATATCGAGACAAATGAGGCTCCCCTCCAACGTTATTATGGAGAGGAGCCACAAACTCTGTCAACGAAAATCGACATCATTTGAAAGAAAAAGAGAGATTTCCATCATATTTTTGGGAAAACTGTGGATCACGACATGCGTTCGACAATCATTGCAATCCCCTGTCCACCGCCGATGCATAGAGATACAGCCGCATAGCGCCCCTGACTCTCGTGAAGCTGAAGGATGGCTGAGAGAAGCAGACGCGCGCCGCTCGCTCCGACGGGATGCCCAAGTGCGATCGCGCCACCTAACGGGTTCAATTGATCATCATGAATCCGAAGTTCCTTTTGCACTGCCAGTGTCTGAGACGCAAATGCCTCGTTCACCTCAATGACATCCATTTCGCGCAATCCTAGATTTGCCCGTGATAGCGCCTGCATCAGCGCAGGGACGGGGCCAATTCCCATACGTGACGGATCAACACCCGCGATGCCAAAACTCACGATACGGGCAAGCGGCGGGTTCTTTTGTCGTGCAACTCCCTCTTCCCCAGCGAGCACAAGCATGGCTGCGCCGTCATTAATGCCGCTGGAATTCCCGGCAGTCACTGATCCGTTTGCGCGAAAGGCAGGTTTTAGCGTGCTCAGTTTCTCTAGAGACGTATCCTCGCGAATGTGCTCATCTTGCGCGACAACCGTGGTACCTTTTCTCCCTTTGATGCTTACCGGAACGATTTCTTTTGCAAACATGTGACGAGCGGCCGTTGCGCGTGAATGCGAGCGGAGCGCGAATGCATCCTGCTCTTCTCTCGCAATACCGTAGTCAGCCGCGAGGTTCTCTGCAGTTTCTCCCATCCCGCACCCTGCGTACTCATCCTTGAGCGTGGCCCACAACATATCGGTCAAATCCGGCTTCCCTATTCCTGCGCCAAAACGTGCGTTATGCATCGCATAAGGAATTTGACTCATGTTCTCGGTTCCTCCGGCGAGCGCTACATCACCGTGACCAAGCATCAACGACTCGGCAGCGCTCACGACAGCCTGCAGACC
This window encodes:
- a CDS encoding patatin-like phospholipase family protein; its protein translation is MKVGLTFAGGGASGGAHIGVLQALTEGGIHPEIVSGTSSGAMVAGLYAAGNSIEEMLRTLPTLNRRYLDPDTSLLTFWTKRERRGGLLRGDRLEQFIHDKTKGIALRDVQKPLAIIATDMQNGREVVFSSRTCPSPLIQALGERPSALWDTEEEITLARAIRASISIPLVFQPVMFKDRILADGGLIDNCPVEPARALGADFVIVSDTITPFLQLPSRLSLRPRHLFQQMVNIGLARHAALSSQTADIFLTPPVGPIGALQFDRLTAVAEAGYAYTKARMESILRIIDEKQQKERL
- the ylqF gene encoding ribosome biogenesis GTPase YlqF — encoded protein: MSIQWFPGHMAKAKREIQANLSLVDVVIELRDARLPESSSNPLLSELLQQKTRVLALTKADLADPVETRRFCTYYQSIGMDAVIPVNIRKNVGLKSLKLACEQAMADKFERLAKRGIRKRAVRAMVVGIPNVGKSSLINAMAARSVAKTGDRPGVTQSQQWIKLAGSIELLDTPGLLWPKFEDQAAALRLAWSGAIKSDLLQPVDLALAFLIFVNAHYPEALRLRYGVEPFSGASEEQQALAALEQIGMRRGAMRRGGQVDAELAAQMLLRDYQTGLLGLMTLEKVPDVEGQRQL
- a CDS encoding O-antigen ligase family protein — encoded protein: MDLSALREPRRWMIYMLATFPLVDYFLHIYPWGIIGGSWDKIVFLFLAFYALRKYMVEGKPSLYPTHRYLVFMVVLGLVYILMDVDYIVVALAGYRVDFWYMLYALLLPFVVEKEDVIPLLRTIAFTGFLMSLHGVYQYIIKAPIPPQWVDITQHVRTRVYSLFGSPNIFGDYAAFVTPISAAIALYEKERAQRLFYGFGALLSAATLVFTDTRAAWLSFFIGAMVFTWLLDRRMAVITFVIAVLAALFVPPIHARLGEFFTPVYWSKTFANGRISEAERAFDQMRANPLFGAGLGRYGGAIASRYFGVIYVDNYYAKTLAEIGLLGLFTFVALIFVYLRDVFRVVKRTVNRRKRIVFIGAYVGIVIVAINNLFENVFEVPDMNALFWLTGSLLLIYAAKGGLSDEES
- a CDS encoding thiolase family protein; translated protein: MKNVYVLGGARTPFGTFGGAFKDVSAEELAIAASVEAMKRSGIEPSRIDQVVLGNVVQSSANAAYLSRHVALRSGIPQTSTALTLNRLCGSGLQAVVSAAESLMLGHGDVALAGGTENMSQIPYAMHNARFGAGIGKPDLTDMLWATLKDEYAGCGMGETAENLAADYGIAREEQDAFALRSHSRATAARHMFAKEIVPVSIKGRKGTTVVAQDEHIREDTSLEKLSTLKPAFRANGSVTAGNSSGINDGAAMLVLAGEEGVARQKNPPLARIVSFGIAGVDPSRMGIGPVPALMQALSRANLGLREMDVIEVNEAFASQTLAVQKELRIHDDQLNPLGGAIALGHPVGASGARLLLSAILQLHESQGRYAAVSLCIGGGQGIAMIVERMS
- a CDS encoding YneF family protein translates to MVITIIVGIVALLLGLVGGFFLGAWALRRSMANAELGDQEIIDMAKKMGRNLNPRQVQMIRQQMKKAGNNPPPLLGKRSSDKSKGKVSSMKKK
- a CDS encoding ribonuclease HII; its protein translation is MRLSKKESAYAAYQFDQRLRLDYPQLAGIDEAGRGPLAGPVVAAVVLLPPDRSDDLYYDSKVLTEREREAAYASIMTHALDVQVGVIDSDAIDHYNILQATFMAVRVAMGQLRYVPDLLLIDGMNVPGLDPPQRKLIKGDSRSQSIAAASIVAKVTRDRLMIELDRQYPDYGFAKHKGYGTAQHLERLAMYGPCVAHRKTFAPVRESLSVRQASGVNEVRALQGACSELYAREYLEQLGWKLLEKNWRCPQGELDLIFAFCDEVVCVEVRSKKAASVHEALRLAGESITREKKNRVRQLAEIYARNNHVDPRRMRCDAVLVGFSEHGERGISHIPNAM
- the rplS gene encoding 50S ribosomal protein L19 is translated as MNQLLREIVAEQLRSDFPKFRPGDTVRVHVKVREGTRERIQVFEGVVIRRRGTSVSETFTVRKVSYGVGVERTFPLHTPKIDKLEVMRRGKVRRAKLYYLRNLRGKKARIKERI
- a CDS encoding glucosaminidase domain-containing protein codes for the protein MSRYRLNVLLPWAVMVTLGTSINAHAMSMGTTYSSASEYAHTEARAVRTISLPDRYRVVVDTGQGLRTVLMTNALSAAVKRESQLRDSTVIDMSTGRIVQSNVVNPYRIQSSATFASANSLPSSSTYKTLDQAIAATTSLQEVYIINRETGAIVYSKMDNYEVSLGTGLTPYQSLQDALAAARQAPQGSVYSTITHQALFTAQYDVYVNNQFVDSFQTLQHAIQSTSATPNSEIKSVSTNKDVWDNILRYNVYQNGVLVKQFSTEQEALAYVKGLKDVSVSSIATGALVFSNVPAYVVEVGSNTVSSFTTESAAIAAAKALPNSVVIQLSTNQIVWSNAGAFGVYRYLQLVRSFQSEQAAITYAKTLDHVQVIETATHQVDYSNYPTSVSSPYGDTFTNVNGMVVDHWGPEVTTLAPAPSFMQSGVTYVSNDYDHWYAETPSGVTYVGQWENPYQTMNLETSSTLTAQEINAFFAAHAASNSVLQNSGAYFIEAEQAYGVNAQYLVAHAIIESAWGTSYFARARNNLFGYEAYTSNPNAAATFRSVEYDINFQAWFVRNLYLNPAGSFYNGPNLNGMNVDYATDPYWANSIARVMSMIAPYSQSTGSQPLMPVQSTRPFFPYPMGARGYTSVMMNVYQAPNDTGTMQPLLGVIPKGSYFNVYGDSPGWDKVALPSGQTGFVDWNQVSLQNVVEVNGLSEGGVLNVHQSNSLSSPVIDTVTNGQYLVLLAPSAGGFSEIVDGQGKKGYVNSQYVVTIH